Proteins from a single region of Flaviflexus salsibiostraticola:
- a CDS encoding histidine phosphatase family protein: MRLYIARHGETTANVSRALDTAAPGADLTERGHEQARGLADRLDGHHLDGILVSNLVRTQQTAEPTAGLRGLLPRIDPRIAEVQAGDWEMSTDMDTLMAYFKVAMGWMAGNYDLRIPGGESGHDVIDRFNAALDESDEESLLVVSHGTIIQVWANIALGHEGGRTLAHFQNCGTGILERVKGRWTLIDWNHRPDVLPEASRYVD; the protein is encoded by the coding sequence ATGCGACTGTACATTGCCAGGCACGGAGAGACGACGGCCAATGTGTCGCGTGCACTCGACACAGCAGCGCCTGGCGCGGATCTCACTGAGCGCGGCCACGAGCAGGCGAGGGGCCTTGCGGACCGGCTCGATGGCCACCACCTCGATGGCATCCTCGTCTCGAACCTCGTACGCACCCAGCAGACGGCCGAGCCGACTGCCGGCCTCCGCGGCCTGCTTCCCCGCATCGACCCCCGGATCGCAGAAGTCCAGGCCGGCGACTGGGAGATGTCGACGGACATGGACACCCTCATGGCCTACTTCAAGGTGGCAATGGGGTGGATGGCGGGGAACTACGATCTGCGCATCCCCGGCGGAGAATCCGGCCACGACGTCATCGACCGATTCAATGCCGCTCTCGACGAGTCCGACGAAGAGTCCCTTCTCGTCGTCTCACACGGGACGATCATCCAGGTGTGGGCCAACATCGCACTCGGACATGAGGGCGGTAGAACCCTCGCGCACTTCCAGAACTGCGGGACCGGTATCCTCGAGCGGGTCAAGGGCCGCTGGACCCTCATCGACTGGAACCACCGCCCTGACGTTCTGCCCGAAGCGAGCCGCTACGTCGACTGA
- the glnA gene encoding type I glutamate--ammonia ligase has protein sequence MFENADEAIAYTKEQNVRFIDVRFCDLPGIMQHFNIPIETFSEDVFSEGLMFDGSSIRGFQAIHESDMKLIPDVTTAYIDPFRKAKTLVVNFSIVDPFTGEAYSRDPRNIAAKAEAYLRSTGIADTVFFGSEAEFYIFDDIRYKTNEHEAYYHINSNEAWWNTGREEEGGNRGYKTRMKGGYFPVSPNDQFVDLRDEMCRVMAESGLLVERAHHEVGTAGQQEINYRFDTLLAAADNLMKFKYIIKNVAWDAGKTVTFMPKPIFGDNGSGMHCHQSLWKDGDPLFADERGYGGLSDLARWYIGGLLKHAPALLAFTNPSVNSFHRLVPGFEAPVNLVYSARNRSACIRIPVTGTSPKSKRIEYRVPDPSSNPYLAFSAMLMAGIDGIKNRIEPADPIDKDLYELPPEEHAEIAKLPHSLDAALEALREDSDFLLEGDVFTQDLIDTWIEYKYKYEIEPLRQRPHPHEFELYFDI, from the coding sequence ATGTTCGAGAATGCTGACGAGGCCATCGCCTATACCAAAGAGCAGAATGTGCGGTTCATCGACGTCAGGTTCTGTGACCTGCCGGGAATCATGCAGCATTTCAACATCCCCATAGAGACCTTCTCCGAGGACGTCTTCAGCGAGGGCCTTATGTTCGACGGCTCCTCGATCCGCGGCTTCCAGGCAATCCACGAATCCGACATGAAGCTGATCCCGGACGTGACGACTGCCTACATCGACCCCTTCCGTAAGGCGAAGACCCTCGTCGTCAACTTCTCGATCGTTGATCCGTTCACGGGCGAGGCCTACTCACGCGACCCCCGCAACATCGCGGCCAAGGCCGAGGCCTACCTGCGCTCGACCGGGATCGCGGACACCGTCTTCTTCGGCTCCGAAGCCGAGTTCTATATCTTCGACGACATTCGGTACAAGACAAACGAGCACGAGGCGTACTACCACATCAACTCCAACGAGGCCTGGTGGAACACCGGCCGCGAAGAAGAGGGCGGCAACCGGGGGTACAAGACCCGCATGAAGGGCGGGTACTTCCCCGTCTCCCCCAACGATCAGTTCGTCGATCTGCGCGACGAGATGTGCCGGGTGATGGCGGAGTCCGGGCTCTTGGTCGAGCGCGCGCACCACGAGGTCGGCACCGCCGGCCAGCAGGAGATCAACTACCGCTTCGATACGCTCCTGGCTGCGGCCGATAACCTCATGAAGTTTAAGTACATCATCAAGAACGTGGCGTGGGACGCGGGAAAGACCGTCACCTTCATGCCGAAGCCGATCTTCGGCGACAACGGCTCGGGCATGCACTGCCACCAGTCGCTGTGGAAGGACGGCGATCCGCTGTTCGCTGATGAGAGGGGCTACGGCGGACTGTCCGACCTTGCCCGCTGGTACATCGGCGGGCTGCTCAAGCACGCCCCGGCGCTGCTCGCCTTCACCAACCCGTCCGTCAACTCCTTCCACCGCCTCGTTCCCGGCTTCGAGGCGCCGGTCAACCTCGTCTACTCGGCGCGCAACCGGTCCGCCTGCATCCGCATCCCCGTCACCGGCACCTCGCCGAAGTCGAAGAGGATCGAGTACCGGGTGCCCGACCCCTCCTCGAACCCGTACCTCGCGTTCTCGGCGATGCTCATGGCCGGCATCGACGGCATCAAGAACCGCATCGAGCCGGCCGATCCGATCGACAAGGATCTCTACGAGCTGCCGCCGGAGGAGCACGCAGAGATTGCGAAGCTGCCCCACTCGCTCGACGCTGCACTTGAGGCCCTCCGCGAGGACAGCGACTTCCTCCTCGAGGGCGACGTGTTCACGCAGGACCTCATCGATACGTGGATCGAGTACAAGTACAAGTACGAGATCGAGCCGCTGCGTCAGCGGCCGCATCCGCACGAGTTCGAGCTCTACTTCGACATCTGA
- a CDS encoding RDD family protein, producing MPDTLPLAPLGRRIIALVIDWLLAVSISAGFFGYDEFATLGIFALMSVLLIGTIGGSIGHVIVGIGVRRVDGRAPGPLRALGRTLLLCLVLPAIFTVPDGRSYHDALLGTTITRVR from the coding sequence ATGCCCGACACACTTCCACTCGCGCCGTTGGGGCGCAGGATCATCGCGCTCGTCATCGACTGGCTGCTGGCCGTCTCGATCTCGGCAGGCTTCTTCGGCTACGACGAGTTCGCGACCCTCGGCATCTTCGCACTCATGTCGGTGCTCCTCATCGGAACGATAGGCGGCTCGATCGGCCACGTCATCGTCGGCATCGGCGTGCGTCGTGTGGACGGACGCGCCCCCGGCCCCCTGAGGGCACTCGGCCGTACGCTGCTGCTGTGCCTCGTGCTCCCCGCCATCTTCACCGTGCCGGATGGTCGCAGCTACCATGACGCACTCCTGGGGACGACAATCACCCGCGTCCGCTGA